Proteins found in one uncultured Desulfuromonas sp. genomic segment:
- a CDS encoding sodium:solute symporter family protein — MVELALVDKVVIVVYLMCILGVGLWAGRRVKELEEYAVADRNYNSLIIAATLSASFIGGGFTMGNAEKVFSVGIINIVVLWGFSLKELLVARYIAPNAGRFPKAISVGDVMEVDYGKIGKVVTGVFSVLLCAGILGAQIGGMGYLFNLFLGLSVPSGILIGMGIIIIYDTIGGMRAVVATDVLQFVVLSLGIPLSLILGIYSLGGLDAMQSRLPAGHLEVFGAISPVKFLSLFLTFLLGETLVPPYVRRLFISKDIRHLCRGTFFSGVFSIPFFAISGCLGLVALALNPQIDPNQAIPYVVQSVLPLGLRGLVIAGIIAVVMSSADSFLNSASVAFVNDIVNPLRKEKLSEQRGLLWARLATLVTGGLAIIFAIRIQSLLDILIYAYNFWSPIILVPLAATLLGYRATKVAFVAGATAGLGGVYVWNVMLGSPGGFDGLLVGVFANFAVFCAVNVLVPSRAVTADA, encoded by the coding sequence ATGGTTGAACTCGCACTGGTCGACAAAGTTGTCATTGTCGTCTATCTGATGTGTATCCTTGGCGTAGGCTTGTGGGCTGGTCGTCGGGTCAAAGAACTTGAAGAATATGCTGTTGCAGACCGTAACTACAATTCATTGATTATTGCAGCAACGTTGTCGGCGTCATTTATAGGCGGTGGCTTTACCATGGGCAATGCCGAAAAAGTGTTTTCGGTGGGCATTATTAACATTGTTGTGTTGTGGGGGTTCAGTCTCAAAGAATTACTCGTCGCACGCTATATCGCACCCAATGCCGGGCGTTTCCCCAAGGCCATCTCGGTGGGGGATGTGATGGAGGTGGATTACGGCAAGATCGGCAAAGTGGTGACCGGAGTGTTTTCGGTGCTGTTGTGTGCCGGGATACTTGGCGCTCAGATCGGTGGCATGGGCTATCTGTTCAATCTGTTTCTCGGACTTTCCGTTCCCAGTGGCATTCTGATCGGTATGGGCATTATCATTATTTATGACACCATTGGCGGCATGCGCGCTGTGGTGGCTACCGATGTGCTGCAGTTTGTGGTGCTCTCTCTGGGGATTCCGTTGTCCCTGATTCTAGGTATTTACAGCCTTGGCGGCCTTGACGCCATGCAGAGCCGTTTGCCGGCCGGGCACTTGGAAGTTTTTGGTGCGATCAGCCCGGTCAAGTTTCTGTCTCTGTTTCTTACCTTTTTGCTCGGTGAAACCCTGGTGCCACCCTACGTGCGCCGGTTGTTTATCAGCAAGGATATCCGCCATCTGTGTCGGGGCACGTTTTTCAGCGGGGTGTTTTCCATTCCCTTCTTTGCCATTTCCGGTTGCCTGGGGCTGGTGGCCCTGGCGCTCAATCCGCAGATTGATCCGAATCAGGCCATTCCCTATGTGGTGCAATCCGTCCTGCCCCTCGGCCTGCGCGGTCTGGTGATCGCCGGGATTATTGCCGTGGTCATGTCGTCTGCGGATTCCTTTCTCAACAGCGCCTCGGTGGCGTTTGTCAACGATATCGTCAATCCATTACGCAAAGAAAAGCTCAGTGAGCAGCGTGGCTTGTTGTGGGCGCGACTGGCCACACTGGTGACGGGAGGGTTGGCGATTATTTTTGCCATCCGCATTCAGAGTCTGCTCGATATTTTGATCTATGCCTATAATTTCTGGTCGCCGATTATTTTGGTGCCGTTGGCAGCCACATTGCTGGGTTACCGTGCCACAAAGGTTGCCTTTGTGGCCGGTGCCACAGCCGGTCTTGGCGGTGTCTATGTATGGAATGTCATGCTGGGCAGTCCCGGCGGTTTTGATGGCCTGCTGGTTGGCGTGTTTGCCAACTTTGCCGTGTTCTGTGCGGTTAACGTGCTGGTGCCTTCGCGTGCAGTAACGGCCGATGCCTGA
- a CDS encoding S8 family serine peptidase has product MNQRSLMRGLVWSAVLLVTLMVVPVMAQTVISGTSNKAVSTEQGESRYIVQLEGQPVALYQGDIPGYAATNPRAAGTDKLDLSSPSAQAYGEYLQQQRQLFLSRAEDVLGEPLKIIHAYAITFHGVSVNLTAAQARLLSKVPGVVRVQQEQVTKPRQHQAKGPSQTITRHAPLNNRQRMKAVTLVLVVCALCWGLAEALCRRRAATLMWWGIAVVLTLLMAACGSGGDHKTVTIEWPYAHDCSPGVAWINAPLVWYGALFSPPFGTMGEGVVVGIIDTGINPYNPSFAEVGGDGYEHDNPKGKFYGVCDPDNPDYDADFPCNNKLIGAWVLADDREINVDTDGHGSHVAATAAGNIVYDAEATLGSGYYVSATISGVAPHANIISYNTEKADGSLSEDAILAAIEQAVVDEVDVINMSLGGGKANPWTDTEYGLPFLAAHEAGIHVAVAAGNDGPSEETVDSPGIIPWLTAVAATTHDISYVNTLEFVDDDADKESITGLALSLGYDPADIVYAGDYGDATCTGSFNGLFDGQIVICDRGDNARTEKAEHVAANGGGAMILAEVDPGDKAALMTDACVIPSVHIAYDDAEQLKVWLNEAATAGRTLRGLLTGTEAVTDSMAGDIVTGFSSRGANSVVPEIIKPDIAAPGANIFAPVAEAKGYAVYNGTSMASPHVAGVLALVKGLHPEWSPAEAQSAIMSTSWTDVTTDYVGTAATPFDCGAGRINAPLAMRSVLLLNEHTDAFRLADPANSSWVEGGLDSAPLTLNLAAFGDGSCIGQSQWTRQLTNVSEEVTRWNVSVVNAENLSLSVVPDSFELAAGESIELQVTADAADAPLNEWLFGRVVITEEAGRVPTEHFPVAVYPQAFSVPETLEVVSDQINASASWHNLQTSGGTQITASGLVAAQQTQELISSDPTPADYTNDDGGVVWLTVDVPEGALALHVDADSQDSPDIDMFVGQQGSDEEVAKSATGGADESVNIMNPEAGQWWIAVQNFASDRVDDLVTIRYGVVNEADAGLATLTVTPQNPVANPFVLTTQWDVPTLESGEYWYGVVGIDVNSVDGLQEKMIPLRVIGE; this is encoded by the coding sequence ATGAACCAAAGGTCGCTAATGCGAGGGCTGGTGTGGAGTGCTGTTCTGCTCGTGACCCTGATGGTGGTGCCGGTGATGGCGCAAACCGTCATCAGTGGTACGTCGAACAAGGCTGTCTCCACCGAGCAGGGCGAGAGCCGTTACATTGTTCAGCTGGAGGGGCAACCTGTTGCCCTCTATCAGGGCGATATCCCCGGTTATGCGGCCACCAATCCGCGTGCTGCCGGGACGGACAAATTGGATCTTTCCAGCCCTTCTGCCCAGGCGTATGGCGAGTATCTGCAACAGCAACGTCAGTTGTTTTTGAGCCGCGCCGAGGACGTCCTCGGTGAACCGCTGAAGATTATTCACGCCTATGCCATCACCTTTCACGGTGTCAGCGTCAATTTGACGGCGGCCCAGGCCCGGCTGCTGAGCAAAGTGCCCGGTGTGGTGCGCGTGCAGCAGGAACAGGTCACCAAACCGCGTCAGCATCAGGCCAAGGGGCCGAGCCAAACCATCACCCGCCATGCTCCTCTTAACAACCGCCAACGGATGAAGGCGGTGACCTTGGTGCTGGTGGTGTGCGCCCTATGCTGGGGGCTGGCCGAGGCGCTGTGTCGACGGCGGGCGGCGACCCTGATGTGGTGGGGTATCGCTGTGGTATTGACCTTGCTGATGGCGGCCTGCGGCTCGGGTGGTGATCACAAAACCGTGACCATCGAGTGGCCGTATGCCCATGATTGTTCGCCGGGTGTGGCCTGGATCAATGCGCCGCTGGTGTGGTACGGCGCGTTGTTCAGCCCGCCGTTCGGTACCATGGGCGAAGGGGTGGTGGTCGGCATCATCGATACCGGCATCAATCCCTATAATCCTTCGTTTGCAGAAGTTGGCGGCGATGGCTATGAACACGACAATCCAAAGGGAAAATTTTACGGCGTCTGCGATCCGGATAACCCCGACTATGATGCTGATTTTCCCTGCAACAACAAGCTGATCGGTGCCTGGGTGCTGGCGGATGACCGCGAAATCAATGTCGATACTGATGGTCACGGCAGCCATGTGGCGGCGACGGCGGCGGGGAATATCGTCTATGATGCGGAGGCGACCCTGGGGTCCGGTTATTATGTGTCCGCGACCATTTCCGGTGTGGCACCACACGCCAATATTATCTCCTACAATACGGAAAAGGCCGATGGGTCACTCTCCGAAGATGCCATACTTGCTGCCATTGAACAGGCGGTGGTGGATGAGGTGGATGTCATCAATATGTCACTGGGGGGAGGGAAGGCAAATCCGTGGACAGACACAGAATACGGCCTGCCGTTTCTAGCCGCCCATGAGGCAGGCATTCATGTGGCTGTGGCCGCCGGTAATGACGGTCCTAGTGAAGAAACGGTCGACAGTCCGGGGATTATCCCGTGGCTGACGGCTGTCGCTGCGACGACTCACGACATCAGCTATGTCAACACGCTGGAATTTGTCGATGACGATGCGGATAAAGAGTCGATTACTGGACTGGCTCTTTCGTTAGGCTATGATCCAGCCGATATCGTGTATGCCGGCGATTATGGCGATGCGACCTGTACCGGCAGCTTTAATGGGTTGTTTGATGGCCAGATTGTCATCTGTGACCGTGGTGATAATGCTCGGACGGAGAAGGCCGAGCATGTCGCGGCCAACGGTGGCGGAGCGATGATTCTGGCCGAAGTGGATCCGGGGGATAAAGCTGCTCTGATGACGGATGCTTGTGTGATTCCCTCGGTTCATATCGCCTATGACGATGCCGAGCAGCTCAAAGTCTGGCTGAATGAAGCGGCTACAGCGGGGCGGACTTTGCGTGGCTTGTTGACGGGGACCGAAGCCGTCACTGATTCAATGGCTGGTGATATTGTAACGGGGTTCAGCTCGCGGGGGGCAAACAGCGTCGTGCCGGAGATTATCAAGCCGGATATTGCCGCGCCGGGAGCGAATATCTTTGCTCCGGTTGCCGAAGCAAAGGGCTATGCAGTCTACAACGGCACCTCTATGGCCAGTCCGCACGTGGCCGGGGTACTGGCTCTGGTCAAAGGACTGCACCCGGAGTGGAGCCCGGCTGAGGCGCAATCGGCGATTATGAGCACATCGTGGACCGATGTGACCACGGATTATGTTGGCACGGCGGCGACGCCGTTTGATTGCGGTGCCGGGCGTATCAATGCCCCCTTGGCCATGCGCAGTGTGCTGCTGCTTAATGAACACACCGACGCCTTTCGCCTAGCCGACCCGGCTAATTCATCCTGGGTCGAAGGTGGACTTGATTCTGCGCCATTGACCCTGAACTTGGCCGCATTTGGTGATGGGAGTTGTATCGGACAAAGCCAATGGACACGGCAGCTGACCAACGTCAGCGAGGAAGTCACCCGTTGGAATGTATCCGTTGTCAATGCGGAAAATCTTTCGCTGAGCGTGGTGCCGGACTCGTTTGAGCTGGCCGCGGGGGAAAGTATTGAACTGCAGGTAACTGCCGATGCCGCTGATGCGCCACTGAACGAGTGGCTTTTCGGACGTGTTGTGATCACGGAAGAAGCCGGACGCGTGCCGACGGAACATTTTCCGGTGGCGGTCTATCCTCAGGCCTTTTCCGTGCCCGAGACGCTGGAGGTGGTCAGCGATCAGATCAACGCCAGCGCTTCCTGGCACAATCTGCAGACATCCGGAGGGACGCAGATCACCGCCTCTGGGCTGGTCGCAGCCCAGCAGACCCAAGAGTTGATCAGTTCTGACCCAACACCCGCCGATTATACCAACGATGATGGGGGTGTCGTCTGGCTGACCGTCGATGTTCCTGAGGGAGCTCTGGCGTTGCATGTTGATGCCGATTCACAGGACTCTCCTGACATCGACATGTTTGTCGGTCAACAGGGCAGTGATGAGGAGGTTGCCAAGAGTGCGACTGGCGGTGCCGATGAGTCGGTCAACATCATGAACCCCGAAGCGGGTCAATGGTGGATTGCCGTGCAGAATTTTGCGTCTGACCGCGTTGATGATCTGGTAACCATCCGCTATGGCGTGGTCAATGAAGCGGATGCGGGGTTAGCGACCTTGACCGTCACACCGCAAAATCCAGTGGCTAATCCGTTTGTGCTGACAACCCAGTGGGATGTGCCGACACTTGAAAGTGGTGAGTACTGGTATGGAGTGGTCGGCATTGATGTGAACAGCGTCGATGGGCTGCAGGAAAAAATGATTCCGTTGCGGGTGATTGGAGAATAA
- the budA gene encoding acetolactate decarboxylase, whose product MTKMTLRILMCLLLLTWSSVAFAAQPALVQISTIDALLGGMYDGVTPIGELKQHGDLGIGTFDGLDGEMVVVDGQVFRVPADGHVVPVDDDETTPFASVTRFTPTRQQSVAEGTDLAAFTAQMDQVLGSPNLFCAFRIEGQFKHVRTRSVPKQNKPYPPLVEVVKHQPVFEFDDIRGVMVGFYCPPFVKGVNVPGYHLHFLSADQQQGGHVLAFDVEQATVAIQPLHKFTLLLPQGGDFSTMDLNRDRGAELEKVEK is encoded by the coding sequence ATGACAAAAATGACTCTACGCATACTGATGTGTCTGCTGCTCTTGACCTGGAGCAGTGTGGCTTTCGCCGCTCAACCCGCTCTGGTGCAGATCTCGACCATTGATGCCTTGCTTGGCGGGATGTATGACGGTGTAACCCCCATCGGCGAACTCAAGCAGCACGGCGATCTCGGCATCGGCACCTTTGACGGCCTCGATGGTGAGATGGTGGTGGTCGATGGTCAGGTGTTCCGGGTGCCTGCCGATGGCCATGTCGTGCCGGTCGACGATGACGAGACCACGCCGTTTGCCTCGGTGACCCGTTTTACGCCAACCCGACAACAATCCGTGGCCGAAGGCACTGATCTGGCGGCTTTTACCGCACAGATGGATCAAGTACTCGGCTCACCTAATCTGTTTTGTGCGTTCCGGATTGAGGGGCAATTCAAGCATGTGCGCACCCGTAGCGTGCCCAAGCAGAACAAACCCTATCCGCCGCTGGTCGAGGTGGTCAAACACCAGCCGGTGTTTGAGTTTGATGATATTCGCGGGGTCATGGTCGGCTTCTATTGCCCGCCCTTTGTCAAAGGGGTCAATGTTCCCGGCTATCATCTCCATTTTCTCAGTGCCGATCAGCAACAGGGCGGCCATGTCCTTGCCTTTGATGTCGAGCAAGCCACCGTTGCAATACAACCGCTGCACAAATTTACGCTGCTGCTGCCGCAAGGGGGCGATTTCTCGACCATGGACCTGAATCGTGACCGGGGTGCCGAGCTGGAGAAGGTGGAAAAATGA
- a CDS encoding amidohydrolase family protein, giving the protein MVDLLVKRARRAGCDDQVDIACCDGRIVEVGSELSITAAQEIDAAGQLVTPPFVDSHFHMDATLALHDQQRRNVSGTLLEGIALWGDLKPEQTVARISERAMKLVSWSIARGTLAIRSHVDICDPQLRAVEALVAVREQIKPFVDLQLVAFPQDGYLRDPNAKAQLIRALDLGVDVIGGIPHFERTMDDGAESVRQLCELAAERGLMVDMHCDESDDPLSRHIESLAYHTQRCGLQGRVTGSHLTSMHSMDNYYVSKLLPLMAEARINAICNPLVNMVLQGRHDTYPKRRGLTRVKEMLAAGINVALGHDDIVDPWYPLGSHDMLEVAHMGVHALHMSGTNEMEQLFDAVTTNAARILNLDGYGLEPGCYADMVILQAPDPIEALRLRATRLKVIRRGRVIAESAPQCSRLQLGDTTLDVDFSL; this is encoded by the coding sequence ATGGTCGATTTGCTGGTAAAACGTGCTCGTCGGGCAGGGTGTGATGATCAGGTAGATATTGCCTGTTGCGATGGTCGCATTGTCGAGGTTGGCTCGGAATTGTCGATCACGGCAGCACAGGAAATTGACGCCGCCGGTCAACTGGTGACGCCGCCGTTTGTTGACAGCCATTTTCATATGGATGCGACGTTGGCCCTGCATGATCAGCAGCGGCGCAACGTCAGCGGGACACTGCTGGAAGGGATCGCCCTGTGGGGCGATCTGAAGCCGGAGCAGACCGTGGCGCGGATCAGCGAGCGGGCCATGAAGCTGGTGTCATGGTCCATCGCTCGCGGCACGTTGGCGATCCGCTCCCATGTTGATATCTGTGATCCGCAGTTGCGCGCCGTCGAAGCTCTGGTGGCCGTACGCGAGCAAATCAAGCCTTTTGTTGACCTGCAACTGGTCGCCTTTCCCCAGGACGGCTATCTGCGAGACCCCAACGCCAAAGCGCAACTGATCCGCGCCCTCGATCTGGGGGTCGATGTCATCGGTGGCATTCCCCATTTTGAACGCACCATGGATGATGGTGCTGAGTCGGTGCGTCAACTGTGTGAACTGGCTGCCGAACGTGGCCTGATGGTGGATATGCACTGCGACGAATCCGATGATCCGCTGTCGCGCCATATTGAGAGTTTGGCCTATCACACCCAGCGCTGTGGTTTGCAGGGGCGGGTGACCGGTTCCCACCTGACCTCCATGCACAGCATGGACAATTATTATGTCAGCAAATTATTACCGTTGATGGCCGAGGCGCGGATCAATGCCATCTGCAACCCGTTGGTTAACATGGTGCTGCAGGGCCGTCATGATACCTATCCGAAGCGGCGTGGACTGACGCGAGTCAAGGAGATGCTGGCCGCCGGAATCAATGTCGCTCTGGGGCACGATGACATCGTTGATCCGTGGTATCCCCTCGGCAGCCACGACATGCTCGAAGTCGCCCACATGGGCGTGCATGCCCTGCACATGAGCGGTACCAACGAGATGGAACAGCTGTTTGACGCTGTTACCACCAATGCGGCACGTATTCTCAATCTGGATGGCTACGGCCTGGAACCAGGCTGTTATGCCGACATGGTGATTCTCCAGGCGCCCGATCCCATTGAGGCGCTGCGTCTGCGTGCCACCCGCCTGAAGGTGATTCGTCGGGGCCGGGTGATTGCCGAAAGTGCACCACAGTGTTCGCGGCTGCAACTCGGTGACACGACACTGGATGTGGATTTTTCCCTCTGA
- a CDS encoding SH3 domain-containing protein, producing MTSRATKSGLSHLFVVGMVLLLSACAASMHSPAPMDLQHIPQDPQAFIDVTHGDHALIPFNDQQRKADTLRTRHYLPWHSTGPLETTQHPFWASDWINNQPVYDATLSPLPPAQRKALLALAQQQTYPSCQQPAITVRRCSARALPTSAPLFHNPQRPGQGFPFDQLQHAALPANTPVLITHQSSDRAWVFVESVAIYGWIQANAVAKVNKDQIERIETLPLVGVVEDDHGVFDADKQRRFTCRTGMVLPLLCQGQHTATLLIAVADEKRCAVLREATIAAEAVAPIPIPLTPANLARVAAPMMGQPYDWGEQFNGRDCSATLRDLFAPFGVWLPRNSSQQAKMGHVIPLSDLSPKQREQMILAQGIPFATFISLPGHIMLYIGQHDGQAIVLHTLWGLKTTSLFGKEGRWLVGKTVLTTLQPGMERNVLWRSIGDLRSRITQMSVPLHTAQSVEED from the coding sequence ATGACGAGCCGTGCCACGAAATCGGGCCTCAGCCACCTGTTCGTTGTCGGCATGGTTCTGCTGCTGTCAGCCTGCGCTGCATCGATGCATTCACCCGCCCCCATGGACTTGCAGCACATCCCTCAGGATCCGCAGGCCTTTATCGATGTCACACATGGTGATCACGCTCTGATCCCGTTCAACGATCAACAACGCAAAGCCGACACCTTGCGCACGCGCCACTATCTACCCTGGCATAGCACCGGCCCGCTGGAAACAACCCAACACCCCTTCTGGGCCAGTGACTGGATCAACAATCAACCGGTTTATGACGCCACCCTGTCGCCCTTGCCGCCAGCTCAGCGCAAGGCGTTGTTGGCTCTGGCGCAACAACAGACCTACCCAAGTTGTCAGCAACCGGCCATCACGGTGCGCCGTTGTTCAGCGCGAGCCCTGCCGACGTCTGCACCGTTATTTCATAACCCGCAACGTCCGGGTCAGGGTTTTCCGTTTGACCAGCTGCAACATGCGGCCCTACCCGCCAACACACCGGTTTTGATCACACATCAGTCCAGTGACCGGGCATGGGTGTTCGTTGAAAGCGTCGCTATTTATGGCTGGATTCAGGCGAATGCGGTTGCTAAGGTGAACAAAGATCAGATCGAACGAATTGAAACGTTACCTTTGGTGGGCGTCGTTGAAGATGATCACGGCGTTTTTGATGCGGACAAGCAGCGGCGTTTCACCTGTCGCACCGGCATGGTATTACCCCTCCTGTGCCAAGGTCAACACACGGCAACCCTGCTGATTGCCGTCGCCGATGAAAAACGCTGCGCGGTCTTACGTGAAGCGACCATTGCAGCCGAAGCCGTTGCCCCGATTCCCATACCGTTGACCCCGGCCAATTTGGCCAGAGTGGCGGCGCCGATGATGGGACAGCCTTACGACTGGGGCGAACAGTTCAACGGACGCGACTGCTCGGCAACCCTGCGCGACCTGTTTGCCCCGTTTGGCGTCTGGCTGCCACGCAATTCCTCACAGCAGGCCAAAATGGGCCACGTCATCCCGTTATCGGACCTCAGCCCGAAACAACGCGAACAGATGATTCTGGCGCAGGGAATTCCTTTTGCCACCTTTATCAGTCTGCCCGGTCACATCATGCTCTACATCGGCCAGCATGACGGGCAAGCCATTGTGCTACACACGCTGTGGGGATTGAAAACAACCTCCCTGTTCGGCAAAGAGGGGCGCTGGCTTGTCGGCAAAACCGTGCTCACCACCCTGCAACCTGGCATGGAACGGAACGTTTTGTGGCGCTCCATCGGTGATTTACGCAGCCGCATCACTCAGATGAGCGTTCCGCTGCACACCGCCCAATCCGTGGAAGAGGACTGA
- the hcp gene encoding hydroxylamine reductase: protein MENMFCYQCEQAANGGCSKIGVCGKQPEVAALQDLLIYALKGIAFWADNARATNKKDAEIDRFMIDGLFATVTNVDFDATAIEKLIRRAAALKDKAAALAGPIAGDIPQVAQWQPAATQGELILQGVEHGVKDPALDADVHSTQQILIYGMKGYAAYAHHALVIGLEEDEIYAFTHRALAATLDTSLGLMDYVNLCMECGRINLVTMQLLDKANTDSYGHPVPTPVNLGTKAGKAILVSGHDLRMLEELLKQTEGKGINIYTHGEMLPAHGYPELKKYNHLAGNFGGAWQDQAKEFANFPGAIIFNTNCIQKPAESYKDRLFTWGLVEWPDVPHIDGWDFSAVIDKAQACEGFDDAPGKEILVGFGHNAVMSVADKVIEAVKAGDIRHFFLVGGCDGAKTGRNYYTEFAEKVPEDCVILTLACGKYRFNKLDFGDIGGIPRLLDIGQCNDAYSAIQIAVALAGAFDCDVNELPLSMILSWYEQKAVAILLTLLHLGIKNIKLGPTLPAFITPNVLNFLVENFNIGPITTAEQDLEQILG, encoded by the coding sequence ATGGAAAATATGTTTTGCTATCAATGCGAACAAGCCGCCAACGGTGGCTGCTCCAAGATTGGCGTCTGCGGTAAGCAGCCCGAGGTTGCCGCCCTGCAGGACCTTCTCATTTATGCTTTGAAAGGGATCGCCTTCTGGGCGGATAACGCCCGCGCCACCAATAAAAAGGACGCGGAGATCGACCGTTTTATGATCGATGGCCTGTTTGCCACGGTGACCAATGTCGACTTTGATGCTACGGCCATTGAAAAACTGATCCGCCGGGCGGCGGCATTGAAAGACAAGGCTGCTGCTCTGGCCGGACCAATTGCCGGTGACATTCCTCAGGTCGCGCAATGGCAGCCCGCGGCAACCCAAGGCGAACTGATTCTCCAAGGCGTTGAGCATGGCGTCAAAGATCCGGCCCTTGATGCCGATGTGCATTCTACGCAACAGATTCTTATTTACGGTATGAAGGGCTATGCCGCCTATGCGCATCACGCGCTGGTGATCGGCCTGGAAGAGGACGAGATCTACGCCTTTACCCACCGTGCTCTGGCCGCCACCCTCGACACTTCGCTGGGCTTGATGGATTACGTCAACCTGTGCATGGAATGTGGCCGTATCAATCTGGTGACCATGCAACTGCTCGACAAGGCCAATACCGACAGCTATGGTCATCCGGTGCCGACGCCGGTTAATCTCGGCACCAAGGCGGGCAAGGCGATTCTGGTGTCCGGTCACGACCTGCGCATGCTCGAAGAGCTGCTCAAGCAAACCGAAGGGAAAGGGATCAACATTTATACCCACGGTGAAATGCTCCCAGCACACGGTTATCCGGAACTGAAGAAATACAATCACCTGGCAGGCAACTTCGGTGGTGCATGGCAGGACCAGGCCAAGGAGTTTGCCAACTTCCCCGGCGCGATCATTTTCAATACAAACTGCATCCAGAAACCGGCTGAATCCTACAAAGATCGCCTGTTTACCTGGGGTCTGGTGGAATGGCCCGACGTGCCGCACATTGATGGCTGGGATTTTTCCGCCGTGATCGACAAAGCTCAGGCTTGCGAAGGCTTTGACGACGCCCCTGGCAAAGAGATTCTGGTCGGCTTCGGTCACAACGCGGTGATGAGTGTGGCAGATAAGGTGATTGAGGCGGTTAAGGCGGGCGATATTCGCCACTTCTTCCTCGTCGGCGGCTGCGATGGTGCCAAGACCGGACGCAACTATTACACTGAATTCGCGGAAAAGGTGCCGGAAGACTGCGTCATCCTGACTCTGGCCTGCGGCAAGTACCGCTTCAACAAACTTGACTTTGGTGACATCGGCGGCATTCCGCGTCTGCTCGATATCGGTCAATGCAACGATGCCTACAGCGCCATTCAGATTGCCGTGGCCCTGGCCGGGGCCTTTGACTGCGACGTCAACGAGCTGCCACTGTCGATGATCCTGTCGTGGTACGAGCAGAAAGCCGTTGCCATTCTGCTGACGCTGCTCCACCTCGGCATTAAAAACATCAAGCTCGGTCCGACGCTGCCGGCATTCATTACCCCGAATGTGCTTAACTTTTTGGTTGAGAACTTCAATATCGGTCCGATCACCACAGCCGAGCAAGATCTGGAGCAGATCCTCGGATAG